In Stigmatopora argus isolate UIUO_Sarg chromosome 17, RoL_Sarg_1.0, whole genome shotgun sequence, the following are encoded in one genomic region:
- the LOC144091696 gene encoding uncharacterized protein LOC144091696 isoform X1, with product MAKMDGKDGRQGRTAGTDGGIKTFGHERTAKMDGKDGRQGRTAGTDGRDKRQGRTAGTDGRDRRRDQDFWAWTDGRDGRQGQTEGSRLLGVDGRHGLMDDRDRDNCACFTGTCKLGVLRPCRWC from the exons atggcaaagatggacggcaaggacggacggcagggacggacggcagggacagacggagggatcaag acttttgggcatgaacggacggcaaagatggacggcaaggacggacggcagggacggacggcagggacggacggcagggacaaacggcagggacggacggcagggacggacggcagggacagacggagggatcaag acttttgggcatggacggacggcagggacggacggcagggacagacagagggatcaag ACTTTTGGGcgtggacggacggcacggactgaTGGACGACAGGGACAGAGACAACTGCG CGTGCTTCACGGGTACGTGTAAACTAGGAGTCTTGAGGCCCTGTCGTTGGTGTTAg
- the LOC144091696 gene encoding uncharacterized protein LOC144091696 isoform X8 codes for MDGKDGRQGRTAGTDGRDKRQGRTAGTDGRDRRRDQDFWAWTDGRDGRQGQTEGSRLLGVDGRHGLMDDRDRDNCACFTGTCKLGVLRPCRWC; via the exons atggacggcaaggacggacggcagggacggacggcagggacggacggcagggacaaacggcagggacggacggcagggacggacggcagggacagacggagggatcaag acttttgggcatggacggacggcagggacggacggcagggacagacagagggatcaag ACTTTTGGGcgtggacggacggcacggactgaTGGACGACAGGGACAGAGACAACTGCG CGTGCTTCACGGGTACGTGTAAACTAGGAGTCTTGAGGCCCTGTCGTTGGTGTTAg
- the LOC144091696 gene encoding uncharacterized protein LOC144091696 isoform X7 produces MAKMDGKDGRQGRTAGTDGGIKMDGKDGRQGRTAGTDGRDKRQGRTAGTDGRDRRRDQGTDGRDRQRDQGVDGRHGLMDDRDRDNCACFTGTCKLGVLRPCRWC; encoded by the exons atggcaaagatggacggcaaggacggacggcagggacggacggcagggacagacggagggatcaag atggacggcaaggacggacggcagggacggacggcagggacggacggcagggacaaacggcagggacggacggcagggacggacggcagggacagacggagggatcaag ggacggacggcagggacagacagagggatcaagg cgtggacggacggcacggactgaTGGACGACAGGGACAGAGACAACTGCG CGTGCTTCACGGGTACGTGTAAACTAGGAGTCTTGAGGCCCTGTCGTTGGTGTTAg
- the LOC144091696 gene encoding uncharacterized protein LOC144091696 isoform X2 produces MNGWQRWTARTDGRDGRQGQTEGSRHERTAKMDGKDGRQGRTAGTDGRDKRQGRTAGTDGRDRRRDQDFWAWTDGRDGRQGQTEGSRLLGVDGRHGLMDDRDRDNCACFTGTCKLGVLRPCRWC; encoded by the exons atgaacggatggcaaagatggacggcaaggacggacggcagggacggacggcagggacagacggagggatcaagg catgaacggacggcaaagatggacggcaaggacggacggcagggacggacggcagggacggacggcagggacaaacggcagggacggacggcagggacggacggcagggacagacggagggatcaag acttttgggcatggacggacggcagggacggacggcagggacagacagagggatcaag ACTTTTGGGcgtggacggacggcacggactgaTGGACGACAGGGACAGAGACAACTGCG CGTGCTTCACGGGTACGTGTAAACTAGGAGTCTTGAGGCCCTGTCGTTGGTGTTAg
- the LOC144091696 gene encoding uncharacterized protein LOC144091696 isoform X6 produces MAKMDGKDGRQGRTAGTDGGIKGRTAGTDGRDKRQGRTAGTDGRDRRRDQDFWAWTDGRDGRQGQTEGSRLLGVDGRHGLMDDRDRDNCACFTGTCKLGVLRPCRWC; encoded by the exons atggcaaagatggacggcaaggacggacggcagggacggacggcagggacagacggagggatcaag ggacggacggcagggacggacggcagggacaaacggcagggacggacggcagggacggacggcagggacagacggagggatcaag acttttgggcatggacggacggcagggacggacggcagggacagacagagggatcaag ACTTTTGGGcgtggacggacggcacggactgaTGGACGACAGGGACAGAGACAACTGCG CGTGCTTCACGGGTACGTGTAAACTAGGAGTCTTGAGGCCCTGTCGTTGGTGTTAg
- the LOC144091696 gene encoding uncharacterized protein LOC144091696 isoform X4, which yields MAKMDGKDGRQGRTAGTDGGIKMDGKDGRQGRTAGTDGRDKRQGRTAGTDGRDRRRDQDFWAWTDGRDGRQGQTEGSRLLGVDGRHGLMDDRDRDNCACFTGTCKLGVLRPCRWC from the exons atggcaaagatggacggcaaggacggacggcagggacggacggcagggacagacggagggatcaag atggacggcaaggacggacggcagggacggacggcagggacggacggcagggacaaacggcagggacggacggcagggacggacggcagggacagacggagggatcaag acttttgggcatggacggacggcagggacggacggcagggacagacagagggatcaag ACTTTTGGGcgtggacggacggcacggactgaTGGACGACAGGGACAGAGACAACTGCG CGTGCTTCACGGGTACGTGTAAACTAGGAGTCTTGAGGCCCTGTCGTTGGTGTTAg
- the LOC144091696 gene encoding uncharacterized protein LOC144091696 isoform X3, with protein sequence MDGKDGRQGRTAGTDGGIKTFGHERTAKMDGKDGRQGRTAGTDGRDKRQGRTAGTDGRDRRRDQDFWAWTDGRDGRQGQTEGSRLLGVDGRHGLMDDRDRDNCACFTGTCKLGVLRPCRWC encoded by the exons atggacggcaaggacggacggcagggacggacggcagggacagacggagggatcaag acttttgggcatgaacggacggcaaagatggacggcaaggacggacggcagggacggacggcagggacggacggcagggacaaacggcagggacggacggcagggacggacggcagggacagacggagggatcaag acttttgggcatggacggacggcagggacggacggcagggacagacagagggatcaag ACTTTTGGGcgtggacggacggcacggactgaTGGACGACAGGGACAGAGACAACTGCG CGTGCTTCACGGGTACGTGTAAACTAGGAGTCTTGAGGCCCTGTCGTTGGTGTTAg
- the LOC144091696 gene encoding uncharacterized protein LOC144091696 isoform X5: MDGKDGRQGRTAGTDGGIKMDGKDGRQGRTAGTDGRDKRQGRTAGTDGRDRRRDQDFWAWTDGRDGRQGQTEGSRLLGVDGRHGLMDDRDRDNCACFTGTCKLGVLRPCRWC; encoded by the exons atggacggcaaggacggacggcagggacggacggcagggacagacggagggatcaag atggacggcaaggacggacggcagggacggacggcagggacggacggcagggacaaacggcagggacggacggcagggacggacggcagggacagacggagggatcaag acttttgggcatggacggacggcagggacggacggcagggacagacagagggatcaag ACTTTTGGGcgtggacggacggcacggactgaTGGACGACAGGGACAGAGACAACTGCG CGTGCTTCACGGGTACGTGTAAACTAGGAGTCTTGAGGCCCTGTCGTTGGTGTTAg